A single genomic interval of Sulfurovum sp. TSL6 harbors:
- a CDS encoding F0F1 ATP synthase subunit A has protein sequence MEGVFTYLGAIFGHGQSMFVAHLVLVAIIIIAIAKMATKSLRAVPTGTQNVLEAYLGGVIAMGKDVIGEELARKYLPLVAAVGLFIFVSNVIGIIPGFEAPTSNINITLPLALLVFFYYNYEGIRENGVIKYFAHFAGPVKILAPLMFPIEIVSHISRIISLSFRLFGNIKGDDLFLWVLLMLVPFIAPLPAYLLLTFSALLQTFVFMILIYVYLAGAVAVEDDH, from the coding sequence GCACACTTGGTTTTAGTGGCAATTATTATAATCGCAATAGCAAAAATGGCAACAAAGAGTCTTAGAGCGGTACCAACAGGTACACAAAATGTTTTAGAGGCGTACCTTGGTGGTGTGATCGCTATGGGTAAAGATGTGATCGGTGAAGAACTTGCGAGAAAGTACCTTCCACTTGTTGCAGCGGTTGGACTCTTTATATTTGTGTCTAACGTGATCGGTATTATCCCAGGATTTGAAGCGCCGACTTCAAACATCAACATTACCTTACCTTTGGCACTTTTAGTATTTTTCTACTACAACTACGAAGGTATCAGAGAGAATGGTGTGATCAAATACTTTGCTCACTTTGCAGGACCTGTTAAAATATTGGCACCGTTAATGTTCCCGATCGAAATTGTTTCTCACATTTCAAGAATCATTTCACTTTCATTCAGACTTTTCGGTAACATTAAAGGGGATGACCTTTTCTTATGGGTACTTCTTATGCTAGTACCTTTCATTGCACCGCTTCCTGCATACCTTTTACTGACGTTCTCTGCATTACTTCAAACGTTTGTATTTATGATCCTTATCTATGTGTACCTTGCGGGTGCCGTAGCTGTGGAAGATGATCACTAA